The Streptomyces sp. ICC1 DNA window CCGACAAGCACGCCATCACGCGCGAGGCGCAGGACGCCTTCGCGCTGGAGAGCCACCACAAGGCGGCGGCCGCCTGGGCCGCCGGGCACTACGACTCCGAGGTCGTCCCGTTCGAAGGCGTCGCCCTCCTGCGGGACGAGTGCATCAGGGAAGGTTCCACCCCCGAGGCGCTGGCGCGGCTGAAGCCCGCCTTCCGCACCGACGGCACGGGCACGGTGACCGCCGGGAACGCCTCGCCGCTCAACGACGGTGCCGCGGCGCTGCTGTTGACGGACGAGGAGGGGCTCGCCGCCACCGGCCGGGAGCCGCTGGCCCGGATCAGCGCGTCCGCCGTCACCGGGATCGAGCCCCAGCTCTTCGGCCTGGGTCCGGTGGAGGCCGTCGAACGCGCCCTCGCCAAGGCGGGCCGCTCCCTCGCGGATCTGGCCGCCTTCGAACTCAACGAGGCTTTCGCCGCACAGGCGTTGGGCTGTCTGGCCGCCTGGCCGGAGCTGGACCCGGCGGTGGTCAACCCGCGCGGCGGGGCGATCGCCATCGGCCATCCCCTCGGCGCCTCGGGAGCCCGGCTCGCGGGTTCGGTGGCGCACCAGCTGGCGGCAGCCGGGTCCGGTACCGGTGTCGCGGCGCTCTGCATCGGTGTGGGTCAGGGCATCGCCCTCGTCCTGGAACGCTGAGCCGGGGCGCCGCGACCCCGCCGCGACCCGGCATTTCCGCCGCAGTCCGTTGCCCGCCGCAGCCGATCGTTTCCGGTCAGAGTCGGCGGGCAACTGCTGTGCGGGCAAAGAAAGTTGATGCCTCCGATCCGGTGCGATGGAACGATGGCGGCGTGCTGCCACCCCCCGCCACGCCCACCCGCATCCGGAGGCCCCGCGCCATGCCGCTCCTCGACCCGACGCTCTGGCAGGACGG harbors:
- a CDS encoding thiolase family protein, translating into MSIRTVRDVYVVDAVRTPIGKFGGALAGIRPDDLAAHVVRALVDRTPGLDPARIDDVVFGDANGAGEDNRDVARMAVLLAGLPVTVPGVTVNRLCGSGLEAVIQAARAIALGDASVAIAGGVESMSRAPWVVQKPERAFPAGHQQMWSTTLGWRMTNPRMPAEWTGSLGEGAELVADKHAITREAQDAFALESHHKAAAAWAAGHYDSEVVPFEGVALLRDECIREGSTPEALARLKPAFRTDGTGTVTAGNASPLNDGAAALLLTDEEGLAATGREPLARISASAVTGIEPQLFGLGPVEAVERALAKAGRSLADLAAFELNEAFAAQALGCLAAWPELDPAVVNPRGGAIAIGHPLGASGARLAGSVAHQLAAAGSGTGVAALCIGVGQGIALVLER